In the genome of Chaetodon auriga isolate fChaAug3 chromosome 15, fChaAug3.hap1, whole genome shotgun sequence, one region contains:
- the prr7 gene encoding proline-rich protein 7 — MVMSQGTYTFLACFAGFWLVWAVIVMLCCFCSFLQRRLKRRHEERLREQCLRSVEMEPLSCHPAGYPSLPPPPPPPPPPPPQLPREPPQFCPPQTLSPPLPLQVPHPMPEANWVTMPDTDIFGKPPCYEEAVLMEDPPPPYSEVLADPRGGTYLKPAPLRAVPPPPTPREYQDPAPVLTSETNKPPVTAVFPERGYSSLIRLPSSQRWDSLGHLLSNMDLNHNNLTPPGACSIQAATAMATMPRREPRTHHDGVGLRGGIQGLQGSIQGLQGSIQGLQGSIQGLRGGIQGLQGGMQGFQGGLQGLQGVHGLRGLEPSCGLPTAFPLLGRSTAV; from the exons ATGGTGATGTCTCAGGGCACCTACACCTTCCTGGCCTGTTTCGCCGGCTTCTGGTTGGTCTGGGCCGTCATCGTcatgctctgctgcttctgcagcttcctgcagcGCAGGCTGAAGCGCCgccatgaagagaggctgaGGGAGCAATGTCTGCGCAGCGTAGAGATGGAGCCGCTCAGCTGTCACCCCGCAGGAtacccttctcttcctcctccgcctcctcctcctccaccaccgcCTCCACAGTTGCCCAGGGAGCCGCCGCAGTTCTGTCCTCCTCAAACCCTGTCGCcgcctcttcctctgcaggttcCTCATCCCATGCCGGAAGCAAACTGGGTCACCATGCCAG aCACAGATATATTTGGGAAGCCGCCCTGCTACGAAGAGGCAGTTCTGATGGAGGATCCTCCTCCACCCTACAGTGAGGTCTTGGCTGACCCGAGGGGGGGCACCTATTTGAAGCCTGCCCCTCTCCGAGCCGTTCCGCCACCACCTACTCCCAGGGAATACCAGGATCCGGCTCCGGTCTTAACATCTGAGACTAACAAGCCGCCTGTGACGGCTGTATTCCCCGAGCGAGGTTACTCCTCCCTCATACGCCTGCCTTCGTCCCAGCGCTGGGACTCCCTGGGTCATCTCCTGTCTAACATGGACCTGAACCACAACAACCTCACCCCACCAGGGGCCTGCTCCATCCAGGCTGCCACCGCAATGGCCACCATGCCTCGCCGAGAGCCAAGGACTCACCATGATGGGGTTGGGCTCCGAGGTGGAATACAAGGACTCCAAGGAAGCATACAAGGACTCCAAGGAAGCATACAAGGACTCCAAGGAAGCATACAAGGACTTCGAGGAGGTATACAAGGACTCCAAGGGGGGATGCAGGGGTTCCAAGGGGGGTTACAGGGGCTTCAGGGGGTCCATGGACTGAGGGGACTGGAGCCCAGCTGTGGCCTGCCAACAGCCTTCCCCCTGCTGGGTCGAAGCACTGCTGTGTAG